One stretch of Corallococcus exiguus DNA includes these proteins:
- the xseB gene encoding exodeoxyribonuclease VII small subunit — protein sequence MAVAKSDKNPKVEPAPEQYGDVVSRLEDTVARLESGDLSLEESLKAFEEGIRLVRRGEKLLTEAEQRIEQLLVDEDGQDVAAPLAVAARPAPQAAPRTTAQARPPPEDDVPF from the coding sequence ATGGCCGTGGCGAAGTCGGACAAGAACCCCAAGGTGGAGCCCGCTCCGGAGCAGTACGGAGACGTGGTGTCGCGCCTGGAAGACACGGTGGCGCGGCTGGAAAGCGGCGACCTGTCGTTGGAAGAGTCGCTCAAGGCGTTCGAGGAGGGCATCCGCCTCGTCCGCCGGGGTGAGAAGCTGCTCACGGAGGCCGAGCAGCGAATCGAACAGCTGCTGGTGGACGAGGACGGCCAGGACGTGGCGGCGCCGCTGGCGGTGGCGGCCCGGCCCGCTCCGCAGGCTGCCCCCCGGACGACCGCGCAGGCGCGTCCGCCACCGGAGGACGATGTCCCGTTCTAG
- the xseA gene encoding exodeoxyribonuclease VII large subunit has product MKKRKGLEPPPAEEPGQGDLFGTSLLPPLRPAPAKAASGGKTPPAPPAPLAHSTAPVAEIAATPPAAVTPPPRPERTVLSVGELTRQIKQTVETRFPRVMVRGEVSSFRGANARGHWYFTLKDADASIDAKVWASMAGRIRFALRDGMEVVAEGSVDLYEPQGRYSLIVSRLEPVGEGALALAFEQLKQRLAAEGLIGDRRVRPPRPVPFLPRRIGVVTSRTGAALQDFLRVLHSRNPRLGVLLADARVQGEGAAEDVARAIERLSRTDVDVIVVTRGGGSVEDLWTFNEERVARAIFASPVPVVSAIGHEIDFTISDFVADLRAPTPSAAAERLAPVLADLELTLATQSGRLRRAMERRVLELRQSQGQLRARLPDPRREVNHQRLHLSEQVEAMMRVLRPRARAHRETLRALQERLQRARPQTRLSEQRAHLLKLAMRLSEAARAGVTRRRGALADARLGLERQSPTARVAAERAKVAQTRSRLLELQRGMLASAQTHFGRLGGRLDALSPLKVMSRGYAVTFRQRDGVVVRSTADVVVGDVLGIKLAAHGAKTLGGCEEIEATVTSLKGPVDC; this is encoded by the coding sequence ATGAAGAAGCGCAAGGGGCTGGAGCCGCCCCCGGCCGAAGAGCCGGGGCAGGGCGACCTGTTCGGCACGTCGCTGCTACCCCCCTTGCGTCCCGCGCCCGCGAAGGCCGCCAGCGGAGGCAAGACGCCTCCGGCCCCCCCGGCTCCCCTGGCTCATTCGACCGCGCCGGTGGCCGAAATCGCCGCGACGCCCCCTGCCGCCGTCACCCCGCCGCCGCGCCCGGAGCGCACGGTGTTGTCGGTGGGCGAGCTCACCCGGCAGATCAAGCAGACGGTGGAGACGCGCTTCCCGCGCGTGATGGTGCGCGGTGAGGTGTCCAGCTTCCGGGGCGCCAACGCGCGCGGCCACTGGTACTTCACGCTCAAGGACGCGGACGCCTCCATCGACGCGAAGGTGTGGGCGTCCATGGCGGGGCGGATCCGCTTCGCGTTGCGCGACGGCATGGAGGTGGTGGCCGAGGGCAGCGTGGACCTGTACGAGCCGCAGGGCCGCTACAGCCTCATCGTGTCCCGGCTGGAGCCGGTGGGCGAGGGCGCGCTGGCGCTCGCGTTCGAGCAGCTCAAGCAGCGGCTGGCGGCGGAGGGGCTCATCGGCGACCGGCGCGTGAGGCCGCCCCGGCCCGTGCCGTTTCTGCCCCGGCGCATCGGCGTCGTCACCAGCCGCACCGGCGCGGCGCTCCAGGACTTCCTGCGCGTGCTGCACTCGCGCAACCCCCGGCTGGGCGTGCTGCTGGCGGACGCGCGCGTGCAGGGCGAGGGCGCCGCGGAGGACGTGGCGCGGGCCATCGAGCGGCTTTCGCGCACCGACGTGGACGTCATCGTCGTGACGCGCGGCGGAGGCTCCGTGGAGGACCTCTGGACGTTCAACGAGGAGCGGGTGGCGCGCGCCATCTTCGCCTCGCCGGTGCCGGTGGTGTCCGCCATCGGCCACGAAATCGACTTCACCATTTCGGACTTCGTCGCGGACCTGCGCGCGCCCACGCCCAGCGCGGCGGCGGAGCGGCTGGCGCCGGTGCTCGCGGACCTGGAGCTGACGCTGGCCACGCAGTCCGGCCGCCTGCGCCGGGCCATGGAGCGCCGGGTGCTGGAACTGCGTCAGAGCCAGGGCCAGCTTCGCGCGCGGCTGCCGGATCCTCGCCGCGAGGTGAACCATCAGCGCCTGCACCTGTCCGAACAGGTGGAGGCGATGATGCGCGTGCTGCGCCCTCGCGCGCGCGCGCACCGGGAGACCTTGCGCGCCCTGCAGGAGCGGCTGCAGCGGGCGCGGCCCCAGACGCGGCTGTCGGAACAGCGGGCCCACCTGCTCAAGCTGGCCATGCGCCTGTCGGAGGCGGCACGCGCGGGCGTCACCCGCCGGCGGGGCGCGCTGGCGGACGCGCGGCTGGGGCTGGAGCGGCAATCCCCCACGGCGCGGGTGGCGGCCGAGCGGGCGAAGGTGGCCCAGACGCGCTCGCGGCTTCTGGAGCTGCAGCGGGGCATGCTGGCGTCCGCGCAGACGCACTTCGGACGGTTGGGGGGCCGCCTGGACGCCCTGAGCCCCCTGAAGGTGATGTCTCGCGGCTACGCGGTGACGTTCCGCCAGCGGGACGGCGTCGTGGTGCGCTCCACGGCGGACGTGGTGGTGGGGGACGTGCTGGGCATCAAGCTGGCGGCCCACGGGGCGAAAACCCTGGGCGGGTGTGAAGAAATCGAAGCCACCGTTACCAGCCTGAAAGGCCCGGTGGACTGCTAG
- a CDS encoding response regulator, with protein MSKPKITIVDDDRDTRELLAEALGAEGFEVMSAANGLRLVASLELHRPHAILLDVNMSWINGFELCQAVKQNKQFRDIPIIFISGRGDPEDKRRGMEVGAADYFVKPLELDALVKRIRELIPADVAKEP; from the coding sequence ATGTCGAAGCCGAAGATTACGATTGTCGATGACGACCGCGACACGCGCGAGCTGCTCGCCGAGGCCCTGGGGGCCGAGGGGTTCGAGGTCATGTCCGCGGCCAATGGCCTGCGGCTCGTCGCGTCGCTGGAACTGCACCGGCCGCACGCCATCCTCCTGGACGTGAACATGTCCTGGATCAACGGCTTCGAGCTGTGTCAGGCCGTGAAGCAGAACAAGCAGTTCCGGGACATCCCCATCATCTTCATCAGCGGGCGGGGAGACCCGGAGGACAAGCGGCGAGGCATGGAGGTCGGCGCGGCCGACTACTTCGTGAAGCCGCTGGAGCTGGACGCGCTCGTCAAGCGCATCCGCGAACTCATCCCCGCCGACGTGGCGAAGGAGCCCTGA